Proteins encoded within one genomic window of Methanofollis sp.:
- a CDS encoding fumarate hydratase C-terminal domain-containing protein, whose protein sequence is MIHLATPLGDEVLDLRAGDAVTLSGTVYTARDEAHQRMM, encoded by the coding sequence ATGATCCACCTCGCAACGCCGCTCGGCGACGAGGTGCTCGACCTCCGTGCGGGGGACGCCGTCACCCTCTCCGGGACCGTGTACACGGCGCGGGACGAGGCGCACCAGAGAATGATGGA